From a single Streptomyces sp. NBC_01264 genomic region:
- a CDS encoding SpoIIE family protein phosphatase, whose product MITARAAASFDPQGRSVAAARAFVRDTLQGWGFADIIDDAVVLTSELVTNAVVHAGTRAEVLCLRTEDGVRVEVADRYPERELPLQHPGDRPYADPDRENGRGLMLCAALATRWGVEYTAALKHVWFRLDMPDRPVGTRSAGPVVPDQLLPLADSRVRVAVLQIDSAGTVSAWNEDAEIIFGHLASKAVGRPLAELAAWPQTPGTGTGIAEALRLSRWEGSYGIRGADGRVIPIYASHLRVRDAHGEPSIVCLLVHDDERALLQSPVRVPMDGGQLTESRPTDPFEIFIGSPAPDDLDGLLQRTVERARDLLDADSAFLLLATDDETELEVRATTGLPSTRQRFARVPVEAGTNRYGSARMPAVHEDLIVVPGAVPLLDATGMRSAITVPLKVEGRLTGSLGVAAEMPGRYSNDDALRLQFAADRIALAVESARLGELERLRRGSLSFLVEASDLLAGTLDRDQTLALMAQMTVPTLATWCAVYTIADQASDPFLSYVLHEDEERIDGLKALLSQVSPPEPVRESGARPWPETSLAVGGETVVLPLLARNRVIGMLTLGKPSEEHFRQEILELAEDLSRRAALALDNARLYSERTAISRSLQRSLLPPGSPTIPGIEVEVIYRAAGEGNEVGGDFYDVFPIRPGVYGFAIGDVCGTGPEAAAVTGLARHALRLLAREGLGGPAVLERLNAAILDEGDRSRFLTLLYGELHPRPDGGAHMKVVCAGHPLPLRLRPNGEVTSAADPQPLLGVLDDLELYEQTLTLDPGDVLLCVTDGVTERREGTRMLGDDGLAEVLTTCTGLTAGAVASRVLRAVERFAAEPASDDMAILAFRIPQQRDGD is encoded by the coding sequence GTGATCACGGCACGGGCGGCTGCCAGTTTCGATCCACAGGGGCGTTCGGTCGCTGCTGCCCGCGCATTCGTCCGCGACACCCTGCAGGGCTGGGGTTTCGCGGACATCATCGACGACGCGGTCGTCCTCACCAGCGAGCTCGTCACCAACGCCGTGGTCCACGCCGGGACCCGCGCCGAAGTCCTGTGCCTGCGCACCGAGGACGGCGTACGGGTCGAGGTCGCCGACCGCTACCCGGAGCGCGAGCTCCCGCTCCAGCACCCCGGGGACCGCCCGTACGCCGATCCCGACCGCGAGAACGGCCGCGGGCTCATGCTCTGCGCCGCCCTCGCCACCCGCTGGGGCGTCGAGTACACGGCCGCGCTCAAGCACGTCTGGTTCCGGCTCGACATGCCGGACCGGCCGGTCGGTACCCGCTCCGCGGGACCCGTCGTCCCCGACCAGCTCCTGCCCCTGGCCGACAGCCGGGTCCGCGTCGCCGTCCTGCAGATCGACTCCGCCGGCACCGTCTCCGCCTGGAACGAGGACGCCGAGATCATCTTCGGCCACCTCGCCTCGAAGGCGGTGGGCCGCCCGCTCGCCGAGCTCGCCGCCTGGCCGCAGACCCCCGGCACCGGCACCGGCATCGCCGAGGCCCTGCGCCTGTCCCGCTGGGAGGGCAGCTACGGCATCCGCGGCGCCGACGGCCGCGTCATCCCGATCTACGCCTCCCACCTGCGGGTCCGCGATGCCCACGGCGAGCCCTCCATCGTCTGCCTGCTCGTGCACGACGACGAGCGCGCCCTGCTGCAGAGCCCCGTACGGGTCCCCATGGACGGCGGCCAGCTGACCGAGTCCCGCCCCACGGACCCCTTCGAGATCTTCATCGGCTCCCCCGCCCCCGACGACCTCGACGGCCTCCTCCAGCGCACCGTGGAACGCGCCCGCGACCTCCTCGACGCCGACTCCGCCTTCCTCCTCCTCGCCACCGACGACGAGACCGAGCTCGAGGTCCGCGCCACCACCGGCCTGCCCTCCACCCGCCAGCGCTTCGCCCGCGTCCCCGTCGAAGCCGGCACCAACCGGTACGGCAGCGCCCGCATGCCCGCCGTCCACGAGGACCTCATCGTCGTCCCCGGCGCGGTACCCCTCCTCGACGCCACCGGCATGCGCTCCGCCATCACCGTCCCCCTCAAGGTCGAGGGCCGCCTCACCGGCTCCCTCGGAGTCGCCGCCGAGATGCCCGGCCGCTACTCCAACGACGACGCCCTGCGCCTGCAGTTCGCCGCGGACCGCATCGCCCTCGCCGTGGAATCGGCCCGCCTCGGCGAGCTCGAACGACTGCGCCGCGGCTCCCTCTCCTTCCTCGTCGAGGCCTCCGATCTGCTCGCCGGCACCCTGGACCGGGACCAGACACTGGCCCTCATGGCCCAGATGACCGTCCCCACCCTCGCCACCTGGTGCGCCGTCTACACCATCGCCGACCAGGCCTCCGACCCGTTCCTCTCCTACGTCCTGCACGAGGACGAGGAACGCATCGACGGCCTCAAGGCCCTGCTCTCCCAGGTCAGCCCGCCCGAACCGGTCCGCGAGTCCGGCGCCCGCCCCTGGCCGGAAACCTCCCTGGCGGTCGGCGGCGAGACCGTGGTCCTCCCGCTCCTCGCCCGCAACCGCGTGATCGGCATGCTGACCCTCGGCAAGCCCTCCGAGGAGCACTTCCGCCAGGAGATCCTCGAACTCGCCGAGGACCTCTCCCGCCGCGCCGCCCTCGCCCTGGACAACGCCCGCCTGTACTCCGAGCGCACCGCCATCAGCCGCTCGCTCCAGCGCAGCCTGCTGCCGCCCGGCTCCCCCACCATCCCCGGCATCGAGGTGGAGGTCATCTACCGCGCGGCCGGCGAGGGCAACGAGGTGGGCGGCGACTTCTACGACGTCTTCCCCATCCGCCCCGGCGTCTACGGGTTCGCCATCGGCGACGTCTGCGGTACGGGCCCCGAGGCGGCCGCCGTCACCGGCCTGGCCCGCCACGCCCTGCGCCTCCTGGCCCGAGAGGGCCTCGGCGGCCCGGCCGTACTGGAACGCCTCAACGCGGCGATCCTCGACGAGGGCGACCGCAGCCGCTTCCTCACCCTCCTGTACGGCGAGCTGCACCCGCGGCCCGACGGCGGCGCCCACATGAAGGTCGTCTGCGCGGGCCACCCGCTGCCGCTGCGCCTGCGCCCGAACGGCGAGGTCACCTCCGCCGCCGATCCGCAGCCCCTCCTGGGCGTTCTCGACGACCTCGAGCTCTACGAGCAGACCCTCACCCTGGACCCGGGCGACGTCCTGCTCTGTGTCACCGACGGGGTCACCGAACGCCGCGAAGGCACCCGCATGCTCGGCGACGACGGCCTCGCCGAGGTCCTCACCACCTGTACGGGCCTCACCGCCGGCGCCGTCGCCTCCCGCGTGCTGCGCGCGGTGGAACGCTTCGCCGCCGAACCGGCCTCCGACGACATGGCCATCCTCGCCTTCCGCATCCCCCAGCAGCGCGACGGCGACTGA
- a CDS encoding response regulator, whose product MVQKAKILLVDDRPENLLALEAILSALDQTLVRASSGEEALKALLTDDFAVILLDVQMPGMDGFETAAHIKRRERTRDIPIIFLTAINHGPHHTFRGYAAGAVDYISKPFDPWVLRAKVSVFVELYTKNCQLREQAALLRLQLEGGSSNGAVDGSKETAGLLAELSARLAAVEEQAEALTKQLGEESADPSVVATAAHLERKLTGLRRALDALEPGTGGGAPVLPAQG is encoded by the coding sequence ATGGTGCAGAAGGCCAAGATCCTCCTGGTCGACGACCGGCCGGAGAATCTGCTGGCGTTGGAGGCCATCCTCTCCGCGCTCGATCAGACACTGGTCCGGGCGTCGTCGGGGGAGGAAGCGCTCAAGGCGCTGCTGACGGACGACTTCGCGGTCATCCTGCTCGACGTGCAGATGCCGGGCATGGACGGGTTCGAGACGGCCGCGCACATCAAGCGGCGTGAGCGGACCCGGGACATCCCGATCATCTTCCTCACGGCGATCAACCACGGTCCGCACCACACCTTCCGCGGGTACGCGGCGGGTGCGGTCGACTACATCTCCAAGCCCTTCGACCCGTGGGTGCTGCGGGCCAAGGTCTCGGTGTTCGTCGAGCTGTATACGAAGAACTGCCAACTGCGCGAGCAGGCGGCGCTGCTGAGGCTCCAGCTGGAGGGCGGCAGCTCCAACGGCGCGGTGGACGGCTCCAAGGAGACGGCCGGCCTGCTGGCCGAGCTCTCCGCGCGGCTCGCCGCGGTGGAGGAGCAGGCGGAGGCGCTGACCAAGCAGCTCGGCGAGGAATCGGCCGATCCCTCGGTGGTGGCCACCGCGGCCCACCTGGAGCGCAAGCTCACCGGACTGCGGCGGGCGCTCGACGCGCTGGAGCCGGGGACCGGTGGCGGGGCTCCGGTGCTGCCCGCTCAGGGCTGA
- a CDS encoding HAMP domain-containing protein has product MEAGAAVRRTGTRPKGGRSRRGTTTEVDTAALNRLLTALVSMRDGNFRKRLTVSGDGVMAEIAAVYNEVADRNLHLTGELSRVRRMVGREGKLSERLETGACEGSWAAAIDHSNQLVDDLARPVSEVGRVLSAVAEGDLDQRMDLRTQAAEGAGHPLRGEFLKVGRTVNNLVDQLSAFTDEVTRVALEVGTEGKLGGQAQVRGMSGSWKDLTDSVNTMAYRLTAQVRDIALVTTAVAKGDLSRKVTVHVAGEMLQLKNTVNTMVDQLSSFSSEVTRVAREVGTEGELGGQAKVPGVAGVWKDLTDSVNTMAGNLTAQVRGIAQVTTAVANGDLSQKVRVSARGEVAQLAETINQMTETLRTFADEVTRVASEVGAKGLLGGQAQVPGAAGTWKDLTDSVNTVFRNLTTQVRDIAQVTTAVANGDLSQKVTVNVAGEMLELKNTVNTMVDQLQSFGAEVTRVAREVGVEGELGGQAQVPGAAGTWKDLTDSVNTAFRNLTGQVRNIAQVTTAVANGDLSQKVTVDVSGEMLQLKNTVNTMVDQLSSFADQVTRMARDVGTEGRLGGQARVEGVSGTWKELTDSVNFMAGNLTSQVRQIAQVTTAVARGDLSQKIDVDARGEILELKNTINTMVDQLSAFAEQVTRVARDVGTEGRLGGQAQVPGVAGVWRDLTDSVNGMAGNLTSQVRNIAQVATAVARGDLSQKIEVDARGEILELKNTLNTMVDQLSNFAEQVTRVAREVGTEGILGGQAEVKGVSGTWKDLTQSVNFMANNLTSQVRNIAEVTTAVAMGDLSKKITVDAKGEILELVTTVNTMVDQLSSFAEQVTRVAREVGTEGILGGQARVRGVTGIWKDLSDNVNTMAGNLTAQVRGIAQVSTAVANGDLTKTVTVEARGEVAQLADTVNTMVKTLSSFADEVTRVAREVGTEGRLGGQAHVPGVSGTWKDLTDSVNFMASNLTGQVRQIAMVTTAIAKGDMTKKIDIDARGEILELKTTINTMVDQLSSFADQVTRVAREVGTEGILGGQARVRDVDGTWRDLTESVNEMAGNLTRQVRAIAAVATAVTRGDLNLKIDVDAAGEIQVLQDNLNTMIANLRDTTLANKEQDWLKGNLARISALMQGRRELDDVASLIMSELTPVVSAQHGAFFLVLPTGGTTEIGTDGGADGSYELRMRGSYAYAGGQMPISFRPGEGLIGMVAEEKRMVLIENTPPGYLKISSGLGEAPPAHVIVLPVLFEGKVLGVIELASFQPFTQIQKDFLSQIAEMIGTSVNTISVNSKTEMLLKQSQEMTEQLRERSDELENRQKALQAANAELEEKAELLAQQNRDIEVKNTEIEEARQVLEERAEQLAVSMRYKSEFLANMSHELRTPLNSLLILAKLLADNADENLSPKQVEFAETIHGAGSDLLQLINDILDLSKVEAGKMDVSPTRIALVQLVDYVEATFRPLTAEKGLDFSVRVSPELPATLHTDEQRLLQVLRNLLSNAVKFTDTGAVELVIRPAGADVPLAIREQLLEAGSLREADADLIAFSVTDTGIGIAASKMLVIFEAFKQADGTTSRKYGGTGLGLSISREIARLLGGEIHAASEPGRGSTFTLYLPLHPSELPPQGYAPPTPGGARGELYRRPAAEEARPELPAAPVAQGPVAPVGPMALPRAGEGAGQGSSALFRRRRKAMAEPPLRAEVPGQGDADAWSVEEPLPTAPRTYDFHGERVLIVDDDVRNVFALTSVLEQHGLAVLYAENGREGIEVLEQHDDVALVLMDIMMPEMDGYATTSAIRRMPQFEGLPIIALTAKAMKGDREKAIESGASDYVTKPVEPDYLLSVMEGHMRGAGA; this is encoded by the coding sequence GTGGAGGCTGGCGCGGCGGTGCGGCGTACGGGAACGCGCCCGAAGGGAGGACGCTCCCGGCGGGGCACGACGACGGAAGTCGACACCGCGGCCCTGAACAGGCTGCTCACGGCCTTGGTGTCGATGCGGGACGGTAACTTCCGCAAGCGCCTGACGGTGTCCGGCGACGGGGTGATGGCGGAGATCGCCGCCGTCTACAACGAGGTCGCCGACCGCAATCTCCACCTGACCGGGGAGCTGTCCCGTGTGCGGCGGATGGTGGGCCGCGAGGGCAAGCTCAGCGAACGGCTGGAAACAGGTGCCTGCGAGGGCTCCTGGGCCGCCGCGATCGACCACTCGAACCAGCTGGTGGACGACCTGGCCCGGCCCGTGTCCGAGGTGGGCCGGGTGCTGTCGGCGGTCGCCGAGGGTGATCTCGACCAGCGCATGGACCTGCGGACCCAGGCGGCGGAGGGTGCCGGGCACCCGCTGCGCGGTGAGTTCCTGAAGGTCGGGCGGACGGTCAACAACCTGGTCGACCAGCTCTCCGCGTTCACCGACGAGGTGACGCGGGTGGCGCTGGAGGTCGGTACCGAGGGCAAGCTCGGCGGCCAGGCGCAGGTGCGCGGAATGTCCGGATCCTGGAAGGATCTGACCGACTCCGTCAACACGATGGCGTACCGGCTCACCGCCCAGGTGCGTGACATTGCTCTCGTGACCACGGCGGTGGCCAAGGGCGATCTGTCGCGCAAGGTCACGGTGCACGTGGCCGGCGAGATGCTCCAGCTGAAGAACACCGTCAACACGATGGTGGACCAGCTCTCCTCGTTCTCCTCCGAGGTGACCCGCGTGGCCCGCGAGGTGGGTACGGAGGGTGAGCTCGGCGGCCAGGCGAAGGTGCCCGGGGTCGCGGGCGTGTGGAAGGACCTGACCGACTCCGTCAACACCATGGCGGGCAACCTGACGGCCCAGGTGCGCGGGATCGCGCAGGTGACCACGGCGGTGGCCAACGGCGACCTGTCGCAGAAGGTCCGGGTCAGCGCGCGGGGCGAGGTCGCGCAGCTGGCCGAAACGATCAACCAGATGACCGAGACGCTACGGACCTTCGCGGACGAGGTCACGCGCGTGGCCAGCGAGGTCGGGGCGAAGGGCCTGCTCGGCGGGCAGGCGCAGGTGCCGGGCGCGGCCGGGACGTGGAAGGACCTCACCGACTCGGTGAACACGGTCTTCCGCAACCTCACCACGCAGGTGCGCGACATCGCGCAGGTGACGACGGCGGTGGCCAACGGCGACCTGTCGCAGAAGGTCACCGTGAACGTGGCCGGCGAGATGCTGGAGCTGAAGAACACCGTCAACACGATGGTGGACCAGCTCCAGTCCTTCGGTGCAGAAGTGACGCGGGTGGCCCGTGAGGTCGGCGTCGAAGGCGAACTGGGCGGGCAGGCGCAGGTGCCGGGCGCGGCCGGGACGTGGAAGGACCTCACCGACTCGGTGAACACGGCCTTCCGCAACCTCACCGGGCAGGTCCGCAACATCGCCCAGGTGACGACGGCGGTGGCCAACGGCGACCTGTCGCAGAAGGTCACGGTCGACGTCTCCGGCGAGATGCTCCAGCTGAAGAACACCGTGAACACGATGGTGGACCAGCTGTCCTCCTTCGCCGACCAGGTCACGCGGATGGCGCGGGACGTGGGTACGGAGGGGCGGCTCGGCGGTCAGGCGCGGGTCGAGGGGGTGTCCGGCACCTGGAAGGAGCTCACCGACTCCGTCAACTTCATGGCCGGGAACCTGACCTCCCAGGTGCGCCAGATCGCCCAGGTGACCACGGCCGTGGCGCGCGGCGACCTCTCCCAGAAGATCGACGTGGACGCGCGCGGCGAGATCCTGGAGCTGAAGAACACCATCAACACGATGGTCGACCAGCTCTCGGCCTTCGCCGAGCAGGTGACCCGGGTGGCCCGGGACGTGGGTACGGAGGGCCGGCTCGGCGGTCAGGCGCAGGTGCCCGGCGTGGCCGGCGTATGGCGTGATCTGACGGACTCCGTGAACGGCATGGCCGGGAACCTGACCTCCCAGGTGCGCAACATCGCGCAGGTCGCCACCGCGGTGGCGCGCGGTGACCTGTCGCAGAAGATCGAGGTCGACGCCCGGGGCGAGATCCTGGAGCTGAAGAACACCCTCAACACGATGGTGGACCAGCTTTCGAACTTCGCGGAGCAGGTGACCCGGGTGGCCCGGGAGGTGGGCACCGAGGGCATCCTGGGCGGTCAGGCCGAGGTGAAGGGCGTCTCCGGCACCTGGAAGGACCTCACCCAGTCCGTCAACTTCATGGCGAACAACCTGACCTCGCAGGTGCGCAACATCGCCGAGGTGACCACGGCGGTGGCCATGGGCGACCTCTCCAAGAAGATCACCGTCGACGCGAAGGGCGAGATCCTCGAGCTCGTCACCACCGTGAACACGATGGTGGACCAGCTGTCCTCCTTCGCGGAGCAGGTGACGCGGGTGGCCCGCGAGGTGGGTACCGAGGGCATCCTCGGCGGCCAGGCCCGGGTGCGCGGGGTCACCGGCATCTGGAAGGACCTCAGTGACAACGTCAACACCATGGCCGGCAATCTGACCGCTCAGGTGCGCGGGATCGCGCAGGTGTCGACGGCGGTGGCCAACGGCGACCTGACCAAGACGGTCACGGTGGAGGCGCGCGGCGAGGTCGCGCAGCTCGCCGACACCGTCAACACGATGGTCAAGACCCTGTCCTCCTTCGCCGACGAGGTCACGCGCGTGGCCCGCGAGGTGGGTACGGAGGGCCGCCTCGGCGGCCAGGCGCACGTGCCGGGGGTCTCCGGGACGTGGAAGGACCTCACCGACTCGGTGAACTTCATGGCCTCCAACCTCACCGGACAGGTGCGGCAGATCGCCATGGTCACGACCGCCATCGCCAAGGGCGACATGACCAAGAAGATCGACATCGACGCGCGCGGGGAGATCCTGGAGCTCAAGACCACGATCAACACGATGGTCGACCAGCTCTCCTCCTTCGCCGACCAGGTGACCCGCGTCGCCCGCGAGGTGGGTACCGAGGGCATCCTCGGCGGCCAGGCCCGGGTGCGGGACGTGGACGGCACCTGGCGGGACCTGACCGAGTCCGTGAACGAGATGGCCGGGAACCTCACCCGGCAGGTGCGCGCCATCGCGGCCGTGGCCACCGCGGTGACGCGGGGCGACCTCAACCTGAAGATCGACGTGGACGCCGCCGGCGAGATCCAGGTCCTCCAGGACAACCTCAACACGATGATCGCCAACCTGCGCGACACCACCTTGGCCAACAAGGAGCAGGACTGGCTCAAGGGCAACCTCGCCCGCATCTCCGCCCTGATGCAGGGCCGCCGGGAACTGGACGACGTGGCCTCGCTGATCATGAGCGAGCTGACTCCGGTGGTCTCCGCGCAGCACGGGGCGTTCTTCCTGGTGCTGCCGACCGGGGGCACCACCGAGATCGGGACCGACGGGGGCGCGGACGGCTCGTACGAGCTGCGGATGCGCGGGAGTTACGCGTACGCCGGCGGGCAGATGCCCATCTCCTTCCGGCCGGGGGAGGGGCTGATCGGGATGGTCGCCGAGGAGAAGCGGATGGTGCTCATCGAGAACACCCCGCCCGGCTACCTGAAGATCTCCTCCGGGCTCGGCGAGGCGCCGCCCGCGCACGTGATCGTGCTGCCTGTGCTCTTCGAGGGGAAGGTGCTCGGCGTCATCGAGCTGGCCTCCTTCCAGCCCTTCACGCAGATCCAGAAGGACTTCCTCAGCCAGATCGCCGAGATGATCGGTACGAGCGTCAACACCATCTCCGTCAACTCCAAGACGGAGATGCTGCTCAAGCAGTCGCAGGAGATGACCGAGCAGCTGCGCGAGCGCTCCGACGAGCTGGAGAACCGGCAGAAGGCCCTCCAGGCCGCCAACGCCGAACTGGAGGAGAAGGCCGAGCTGCTGGCCCAGCAGAACCGGGACATCGAGGTGAAGAACACCGAGATCGAGGAGGCCCGGCAGGTCCTGGAGGAGCGCGCCGAGCAGCTCGCGGTCTCGATGCGGTACAAGAGCGAGTTCCTGGCGAACATGTCGCACGAGCTGCGGACCCCGCTCAACTCCCTGCTGATCCTGGCCAAGCTGCTCGCCGACAACGCGGACGAGAACCTCTCGCCCAAGCAGGTGGAGTTCGCCGAGACCATCCACGGGGCCGGCTCGGACCTGCTCCAGCTGATCAACGACATCCTCGACCTGTCGAAGGTCGAGGCCGGGAAGATGGACGTCTCCCCGACGCGGATCGCGCTGGTCCAGCTCGTCGACTACGTGGAGGCCACCTTCCGGCCGCTGACCGCGGAGAAGGGGCTCGACTTCTCGGTACGGGTCTCCCCGGAGCTCCCGGCGACCCTCCACACCGATGAGCAGCGGCTGCTCCAGGTGCTGCGCAACCTGCTGTCCAACGCGGTGAAGTTCACCGACACCGGGGCGGTGGAGCTGGTGATCCGGCCCGCCGGGGCCGATGTGCCCCTCGCGATCCGCGAACAGCTCCTGGAGGCCGGTTCGCTGCGGGAGGCCGACGCCGACCTGATCGCCTTCTCGGTGACCGACACCGGGATCGGGATCGCCGCGAGCAAGATGCTGGTCATCTTCGAGGCGTTCAAGCAGGCCGACGGGACCACCAGCCGCAAGTACGGCGGCACCGGCCTCGGACTGTCCATCAGCCGGGAGATCGCCCGGCTGCTGGGCGGGGAGATCCACGCGGCGAGCGAGCCCGGCCGCGGGTCGACCTTCACGCTGTACCTGCCGCTGCACCCGAGCGAGCTGCCCCCGCAGGGGTACGCGCCGCCGACGCCCGGCGGGGCGCGCGGGGAGCTGTACCGCCGCCCGGCCGCCGAGGAGGCGCGGCCCGAACTGCCGGCGGCGCCGGTGGCGCAGGGCCCCGTAGCGCCCGTGGGGCCGATGGCACTGCCGCGGGCCGGGGAAGGGGCCGGGCAGGGGTCCTCGGCGCTGTTCCGGCGGCGCCGCAAGGCGATGGCGGAGCCGCCGCTGCGGGCGGAGGTGCCCGGACAGGGCGACGCGGACGCGTGGTCCGTGGAGGAGCCGCTGCCCACGGCGCCGCGGACGTACGACTTCCACGGCGAGCGGGTGCTGATCGTGGACGACGACGTGCGCAACGTCTTCGCGCTGACCAGCGTGCTGGAGCAGCACGGTCTGGCGGTGCTGTACGCGGAGAACGGCCGGGAGGGCATCGAGGTCCTGGAGCAGCACGATGACGTGGCGCTCGTGCTGATGGACATCATGATGCCGGAGATGGACGGGTACGCGACGACCTCGGCGATCCGGCGGATGCCCCAGTTCGAGGGGCTGCCGATCATCGCGCTGACGGCGAAGGCCATGAAGGGGGACCGGGAGAAGGCGATCGAGTCCGGTGCCTCGGACTACGTGACCAAGCCGGTCGAGCCCGACTACCTACTGTCGGTCATGGAAGGGCACATGCGCGGGGCCGGGGCGTGA